In Burkholderia sp. NRF60-BP8, a single window of DNA contains:
- a CDS encoding LysR family transcriptional regulator, with product MELRQLRYFVAVAEELHFGRAAKRLYISQPALSFDIRKFEDALGVQLFSRTNKTVALTNAGAVLLGEARRLLLQAAEAERLTVRSASGLAGRLRIGFVHSMLYRGLPDAVRRFEADYPGVEIVLSEMNTHAQVQAIQRGQIDLGYAHWGHCPPEVESAPVYAEPFVCCLPAAHPLARRRQVALAALATEPFILFPRDAAPHYHDLIIAQCVNAGFSPLIRHEARLWQTILSMVEFGMGIALVPRVLQQVKSDRLAFRPLKDASLESRTLELKRSGTAEPVALRFADYVRASLDALPALAG from the coding sequence GTGGAACTGAGGCAGTTGCGCTACTTCGTGGCCGTCGCCGAGGAGCTGCACTTCGGGCGCGCGGCGAAGCGCCTGTACATCTCGCAGCCGGCGCTGAGTTTCGACATCCGCAAGTTCGAGGACGCGCTCGGCGTGCAGCTTTTTTCCCGCACCAACAAGACGGTCGCGCTGACCAACGCGGGCGCGGTGCTGCTCGGCGAGGCGCGCCGGCTGCTGCTGCAGGCGGCCGAGGCCGAGCGCCTGACGGTGCGCTCCGCGTCGGGGCTCGCCGGCCGGCTGCGGATCGGCTTCGTCCATTCGATGCTGTATCGCGGGCTGCCCGACGCGGTGCGGCGCTTCGAGGCCGACTATCCGGGCGTCGAGATCGTGCTGAGCGAGATGAACACGCACGCGCAGGTGCAGGCGATCCAGCGCGGCCAGATCGATCTCGGCTACGCGCACTGGGGCCACTGCCCGCCCGAGGTCGAATCGGCGCCCGTCTATGCGGAGCCGTTCGTGTGCTGCCTGCCGGCCGCGCATCCGCTTGCGCGGCGCCGGCAGGTCGCGCTCGCCGCGCTCGCGACGGAACCGTTCATCCTGTTTCCGCGCGACGCCGCGCCGCACTACCACGACCTGATCATCGCGCAGTGCGTGAACGCGGGATTCAGTCCGCTGATCCGTCACGAGGCGCGGCTGTGGCAGACGATCCTGTCGATGGTCGAATTCGGGATGGGCATCGCGCTCGTGCCGCGCGTGCTGCAGCAGGTCAAGAGCGACCGGCTCGCGTTCCGGCCGCTGAAGGATGCGTCGCTCGAATCGCGCACGCTGGAGCTCAAGCGCAGCGGCACCGCCGAACCGGTCGCGCTGCGCTTCGCCGACTACGTGCGCGCGTCGCTCGACGCGCTGCCCGCGCTCGCGGGCTGA
- a CDS encoding glutamine synthetase family protein produces MQAELSEFLRQHRITEVEAIIPDMAGIARGKIIPRNKFESGESMRLPQAVMVQTVTGDYPEDGSLTGVTDPDMVCVPDPSTICLIPWAVDPTAQVIHDCVHFDGSPVEISPRYVLRRVLDLYEAKGWKPVVAPELEFYLVDMNADPDLPLRPPVGRTGRAETGRQSYSIEAVNEFDPLFEDIYEYCEMQGLDIETLIHEVGAAQMEINFMHGDALSLADQVFLFKRTVREAALRHNMYATFMAKPMENEPGSAMHIHQSLADLRSGRNLFADENGAVSPLFHSYLAGLQKYTPALMPIFAPYINSYRRLSRFMAAPINVQWGYDNRTVGFRIPQSTPVARRIENRIPGVDCNPYLAFAATLAAGYLGMMQQLAPTEPIASDGYDLPYQLPRNLEEGISLMAACEPLAGILGDKFVKAYLALKETEYEAFFRVISSWERRHLLLHV; encoded by the coding sequence ATGCAAGCCGAACTGAGCGAATTCCTGCGACAGCACCGTATCACCGAAGTCGAGGCGATCATTCCCGACATGGCCGGCATCGCGCGCGGCAAGATCATTCCGCGCAACAAATTCGAATCCGGCGAATCGATGCGCTTGCCGCAGGCCGTGATGGTGCAGACCGTCACCGGCGACTATCCGGAGGACGGCTCGCTGACCGGCGTGACCGATCCCGACATGGTGTGCGTGCCCGATCCGTCGACGATCTGCCTGATCCCGTGGGCGGTCGATCCGACCGCGCAGGTGATCCACGATTGCGTGCATTTCGACGGCTCGCCGGTCGAGATCTCGCCGCGCTACGTGCTGCGCCGTGTGCTCGACCTGTACGAGGCGAAGGGCTGGAAGCCCGTGGTTGCGCCCGAGCTGGAGTTCTATCTGGTCGACATGAACGCTGATCCCGACCTGCCGCTGCGTCCGCCGGTCGGTCGTACGGGGCGGGCGGAAACGGGCCGCCAGTCGTATTCGATCGAGGCCGTCAACGAGTTCGATCCGCTGTTCGAGGACATCTACGAGTACTGCGAAATGCAGGGCCTCGATATCGAGACGCTGATTCACGAAGTCGGCGCCGCGCAGATGGAGATCAACTTCATGCACGGCGACGCGCTGTCGCTGGCCGACCAGGTGTTCCTGTTCAAGCGCACGGTGCGCGAGGCCGCGCTGCGTCACAACATGTACGCGACGTTCATGGCCAAGCCGATGGAAAACGAGCCGGGTTCCGCGATGCACATTCATCAGAGCCTCGCGGATCTGCGCAGCGGGCGCAATCTGTTCGCCGACGAAAACGGCGCCGTGTCGCCGCTGTTCCACAGCTATCTGGCGGGGCTGCAGAAGTACACGCCGGCGCTGATGCCGATCTTCGCGCCGTACATCAATTCGTACCGCCGCCTGTCGCGCTTCATGGCCGCGCCGATCAACGTGCAGTGGGGCTACGACAACCGTACGGTCGGGTTCCGGATCCCGCAGTCGACGCCGGTCGCGCGGCGCATCGAGAACCGGATTCCGGGCGTCGACTGCAACCCGTACCTCGCGTTCGCGGCGACGCTCGCCGCCGGCTATCTCGGCATGATGCAGCAGCTCGCACCGACCGAGCCGATCGCATCGGACGGCTACGACCTGCCGTACCAGCTGCCGCGCAATCTTGAGGAAGGCATCTCGCTGATGGCCGCGTGCGAGCCGCTCGCCGGCATTCTCGGCGACAAGTTCGTGAAGGCCTACCTGGCGTTGAAGGAAACCGAATACGAAGCGTTCTTCCGCGTGATCAGCTCGTGGGAACGCAGGCATCTGCTGCTGCACGTGTGA
- a CDS encoding acyl-CoA dehydrogenase family protein, translating into MHDTARTPDTGASHIPDSRGINFFTVDPDLGALLKLHLGDAHYAELEPRLRALGERVSGELDEWAARADKHPPVLEHRNRRGEAVQRIDKDPAYVALERVAYAELGLASLSHGAETVPPLVKYALTFLFVQAEFGLCCPVSMTDSLTRTLRRFGDPALVARYLPRLASRDFDTLYQGAMFMTEQAAGSDVGRIATRATRETDAHGDTVWRLTGDKWFCSNADADLAMVLARPDGAPDGIKGLALFLLPKTLPDGTRNRYRIVRLKDKLGSRSMASGEIALEGAQAYLIGEIGRGFHQMADMINMSRLSNGVRAAGLMRRALNEALHVAAHRDAFGRKLIEMPLMRRQLMKTLLPAEAARAMFMQIALLLPQADAGDEQAARCVRILTPLIKFRACRDARRVTGDAMEVRGGTGYIEEWSDARLVRDAHLGSIWEGTSNIVALDVARAAQREHALDALRTFLGDRLGAAPLPDASRTALRRILARACDALARVAEDGDDARVRQAASALYYASAAVLMACEGVRLAPDFRRLALAHLIVRHKLLPVDPLAPAPRDDESAASDALLRGLPVALDTALDLLPEVER; encoded by the coding sequence ATGCACGACACCGCTCGCACGCCGGACACCGGCGCATCCCATATCCCCGACAGCCGGGGCATCAATTTCTTCACCGTCGACCCCGATCTCGGCGCGTTGCTGAAGCTGCATCTCGGCGACGCGCACTATGCCGAACTCGAGCCGCGGCTGCGCGCGCTCGGCGAGCGCGTATCGGGCGAACTCGACGAATGGGCGGCGCGCGCGGACAAGCATCCGCCCGTGCTCGAGCACCGCAACCGGCGCGGCGAGGCCGTGCAGCGGATCGACAAGGATCCGGCGTACGTCGCGCTCGAACGGGTCGCGTATGCGGAGCTCGGGCTCGCGTCGCTGAGCCACGGGGCCGAAACCGTGCCGCCGCTCGTCAAGTACGCGCTGACGTTCCTGTTCGTGCAGGCGGAATTCGGGCTGTGCTGCCCGGTCAGCATGACCGACTCGCTGACGCGCACGCTGCGCCGCTTCGGCGACCCGGCGCTCGTCGCGCGCTACCTGCCGAGGCTCGCGTCGCGCGACTTCGACACGCTGTACCAGGGCGCGATGTTCATGACCGAGCAGGCGGCCGGCTCCGACGTCGGCCGTATCGCGACGCGCGCGACCCGCGAAACCGACGCGCACGGCGACACCGTCTGGCGCCTGACCGGCGACAAGTGGTTCTGCTCGAATGCCGACGCCGATCTCGCGATGGTGCTCGCGCGGCCCGACGGCGCACCGGACGGCATCAAGGGCCTCGCGCTGTTCCTGCTGCCGAAGACGCTGCCGGACGGCACGCGCAACCGCTACCGGATCGTGCGCCTGAAGGACAAGCTCGGCAGCCGTTCGATGGCGAGCGGCGAGATCGCGCTCGAAGGCGCGCAGGCGTACCTGATCGGCGAGATCGGCCGCGGCTTTCACCAGATGGCCGACATGATCAACATGTCGCGGCTGTCGAACGGCGTGCGCGCGGCCGGATTGATGCGGCGCGCGCTGAACGAAGCGTTGCACGTCGCCGCGCATCGCGACGCGTTCGGCCGCAAGCTGATCGAGATGCCGCTGATGCGGCGCCAGCTGATGAAGACGCTGCTGCCGGCCGAGGCCGCGCGCGCGATGTTCATGCAGATCGCGCTGTTGCTGCCGCAGGCCGATGCGGGCGACGAACAGGCTGCGCGCTGCGTGCGGATCCTGACGCCGTTGATCAAGTTCCGCGCGTGCCGCGACGCGCGCCGCGTGACGGGCGATGCGATGGAAGTGCGCGGCGGCACCGGCTATATCGAGGAGTGGAGCGATGCGCGGCTCGTGCGCGACGCGCACCTCGGTTCGATCTGGGAAGGCACGAGCAACATCGTCGCGCTCGACGTCGCGCGCGCCGCGCAGCGCGAGCATGCGCTCGACGCGCTGCGCACGTTCCTCGGCGATCGTCTGGGCGCGGCGCCGCTGCCCGACGCGAGCCGCACGGCGCTGCGGCGCATTCTCGCGCGGGCGTGCGATGCGCTCGCGCGGGTCGCGGAGGACGGCGACGACGCGCGCGTGCGGCAGGCCGCGTCCGCGCTGTATTACGCGAGCGCGGCCGTGCTGATGGCTTGCGAAGGCGTACGGCTCGCGCCGGATTTCAGGCGTCTCGCGCTGGCGCACCTGATCGTGCGACACAAGCTGCTGCCGGTCGATCCGCTCGCGCCGGCACCGCGCGACGACGAATCGGCCGCGTCCGACGCGCTGCTGCGCGGCCTGCCGGTCGCGCTCGACACGGCGCTCGACCTGCTGCCGGAGGTCGAGCGATGA
- a CDS encoding formimidoylglutamate deiminase — protein sequence MTDTLLFADHAYLPDGWRRNVLLRWDATGTLTDVTPDADAPAGVARAAGPVLPGMPNLHSHAFQRAMAGLTEYRANPADSFWSWRDLMYRFALKITPDALAAIARWLYVEMLKCGYTSVCEFHYVHHAQDGSRYPRIAELGTRVVDAARAAGIGITMLPVSYQFAGFGNKPPRDDQRRFINTPDGVLELLDAMRRAAPEHGGLRYGVAPHSLRAVSENGLRVLLEGLPDDAPVHIHIAEQTAEVDDCVRAYGARPVQWLLDRFDVDARWCLVHATHVDAAETAALAKRRAVAGLCLTTEANLGDGVFPAVDYLAQGGVIGVGSDSHASVEWRSELRLLEYGQRLVHRARNVLASESQAHVADRLFDASLAGGAQASGRRVGALRAGCRADWLVLDPDHPAIAEHDSAAWLSGVVFAEHGETPVLDVYTGGERVVSGRRHRDEAAAYADYRAALAQLLR from the coding sequence ATGACCGATACCCTGTTGTTCGCGGACCATGCCTACCTGCCCGATGGCTGGCGCCGCAACGTGCTGTTGCGCTGGGACGCAACCGGCACGCTGACCGACGTGACGCCCGACGCCGACGCGCCGGCAGGTGTCGCGCGCGCGGCCGGGCCGGTGCTGCCCGGCATGCCGAACCTGCATTCGCACGCGTTCCAGCGCGCGATGGCCGGGCTCACCGAATACCGCGCGAATCCCGCCGACAGCTTCTGGAGCTGGCGCGACCTGATGTACCGCTTCGCACTGAAGATCACGCCCGACGCGCTCGCGGCGATTGCGCGCTGGCTGTATGTCGAGATGCTCAAGTGCGGCTACACGTCGGTGTGCGAATTCCACTACGTGCATCATGCGCAGGACGGCTCGCGCTATCCGCGGATCGCGGAGCTCGGCACGCGCGTGGTCGATGCGGCACGCGCGGCCGGCATCGGCATCACGATGCTGCCCGTGTCGTACCAGTTCGCCGGCTTCGGCAACAAGCCGCCGCGCGACGACCAGCGCCGCTTCATCAACACGCCCGACGGCGTGCTCGAACTGCTCGACGCGATGCGTCGCGCGGCGCCCGAACACGGTGGGCTGCGCTACGGCGTCGCGCCGCATTCGCTGCGCGCGGTGTCCGAGAATGGGCTGCGCGTGCTGCTCGAAGGGCTGCCCGACGATGCGCCGGTGCATATCCACATCGCCGAGCAGACGGCCGAAGTCGACGACTGCGTCCGCGCCTACGGTGCACGCCCCGTACAATGGCTGCTCGATCGCTTCGACGTCGATGCGCGCTGGTGCCTCGTGCACGCGACGCACGTCGACGCGGCCGAGACGGCGGCGCTCGCGAAGCGTCGCGCGGTCGCGGGCCTGTGCCTGACGACCGAAGCGAACCTCGGCGACGGCGTGTTCCCGGCGGTCGACTATCTCGCGCAGGGCGGCGTGATCGGCGTCGGCTCGGACAGCCACGCGTCGGTCGAGTGGCGCTCGGAGCTGCGCCTGCTCGAATACGGGCAGCGGCTCGTGCACCGCGCGCGCAACGTGCTGGCGAGCGAGTCGCAGGCGCACGTCGCCGATCGCCTGTTCGATGCGTCGCTCGCGGGCGGCGCGCAGGCGAGCGGGCGACGCGTCGGTGCGCTGCGCGCGGGCTGTCGCGCCGACTGGCTCGTGCTCGATCCCGATCATCCGGCGATCGCCGAGCACGACAGCGCGGCATGGCTGTCGGGCGTCGTGTTCGCCGAGCACGGCGAGACGCCGGTGCTCGACGTCTACACGGGCGGCGAGCGCGTCGTGAGCGGCCGCCGCCATCGCGACGAAGCCGCCGCGTATGCCGACTACCGCGCCGCGCTGGCGCAACTGCTGCGCTGA
- a CDS encoding aspartate aminotransferase family protein: MTDRNEAISPRSTADFRALDAAHHIHPFSDMGALNRAGSRVIVKADGVYLWDSDGNKVIDGMAGLWCVNVGYGRKELADAAYRQLQELPFYNTFFKTTHPPVIELSAMLAEVTPAGFNHFFYCNSGSEGNDTVLRVVHQYWRVQGKPQKKYVISRKNGYHGSTIAGGTLGGMGYMHEQMPSKVEHIVHIDQPYFFGEAQAGETPEAFGLARAQQLEAKILELGAENVAAFIGEPFQGAGGVIFPPSTYWPEIQRICRKYDVLLVADEVIGGFGRTGEWFAHQHFGFEPDLITMAKGLTSGYVPMGAVGIHERIARPIIDNGEFNHGLTYSGHPVAAAVAVANLKLLRDEGIVERVKTDIGPYFQRRLRDALGEHPIVGEIAGAGLVAGVQLARDGRRRERFGADVDVGTICRDFCFNGNLIMRATGDRMLLSPPLVIREAEIDEIVDKAKRAFDATAQRVGQGR, encoded by the coding sequence ATGACCGATCGAAACGAAGCTATTTCGCCGCGCTCGACCGCCGATTTTCGCGCGCTCGACGCCGCGCACCACATCCACCCGTTCTCGGACATGGGCGCGCTCAACCGCGCGGGCAGCCGCGTGATCGTCAAAGCCGACGGCGTCTACCTGTGGGACTCGGACGGCAACAAGGTGATCGACGGGATGGCCGGCCTCTGGTGCGTGAACGTCGGCTACGGCCGCAAGGAGCTCGCCGACGCCGCGTATCGCCAGCTGCAGGAGCTGCCGTTCTACAACACGTTCTTCAAGACCACGCATCCGCCGGTGATCGAACTGTCGGCGATGCTCGCCGAAGTGACGCCCGCCGGCTTCAACCACTTCTTCTATTGCAACAGCGGCTCGGAAGGCAACGACACGGTGCTGCGCGTCGTGCATCAGTACTGGCGCGTGCAAGGCAAGCCGCAGAAGAAATACGTGATCTCGCGCAAGAACGGCTACCACGGCTCGACGATCGCCGGCGGCACGCTCGGCGGGATGGGCTACATGCACGAGCAGATGCCGTCGAAGGTCGAGCACATCGTGCATATCGACCAGCCGTATTTCTTCGGCGAAGCGCAGGCTGGCGAGACGCCCGAAGCATTCGGCCTCGCGCGGGCGCAGCAGCTCGAGGCGAAGATCCTCGAACTCGGCGCGGAGAACGTCGCGGCGTTCATCGGAGAGCCGTTCCAGGGCGCGGGCGGCGTGATCTTCCCGCCGTCGACGTACTGGCCGGAAATCCAGCGGATCTGCCGCAAGTACGACGTGCTGCTCGTCGCCGACGAAGTGATCGGCGGGTTCGGCCGCACCGGCGAGTGGTTCGCGCACCAGCACTTCGGCTTCGAGCCGGACCTGATCACGATGGCGAAGGGCCTCACGTCGGGCTACGTGCCGATGGGCGCGGTCGGCATTCACGAGCGCATCGCGCGCCCGATCATCGACAACGGCGAATTCAATCACGGCCTCACGTACTCGGGCCACCCGGTGGCGGCCGCCGTCGCGGTCGCGAACCTGAAGCTGCTGCGCGACGAAGGCATCGTCGAGCGCGTGAAGACCGATATCGGCCCGTATTTCCAGCGGCGGCTGCGTGACGCGTTGGGCGAACATCCGATCGTCGGGGAGATTGCGGGAGCGGGGCTGGTCGCCGGCGTTCAACTCGCGCGCGACGGGCGCCGGCGCGAGCGCTTCGGCGCGGACGTCGATGTCGGCACGATCTGCCGCGACTTCTGCTTCAACGGCAACCTGATCATGCGCGCGACCGGCGACCGGATGCTGTTGTCGCCGCCGCTCGTGATTCGCGAGGCGGAGATCGACGAGATCGTCGACAAGGCGAAGCGCGCGTTCGACGCGACGGCGCAGCGAGTGGGGCAGGGACGGTAA
- a CDS encoding gamma-glutamyl-gamma-aminobutyrate hydrolase family protein yields MRARPIVAVTADRILRGAHPNHAAGEKYLAAVVDGAGALAFVLPALGARQPADAIVAAVDGLLLTGSYSNVEPHHYGGAASASDTLHDPARDATALPLIRAAIDAGVPVLAICRGMQELNVAYGGTLHQRLHATTGFDDHRERPDDPLERQYGPAHVVQFAPGGLLQRIARGAHEATVNSLHDQGIARLGAGLAIEASAPDGLVEAVSVRGARAFALGVQWHPEWRYAEQSLSRDIFAAFGAACRAHMTHRIHAAGGATPAASDID; encoded by the coding sequence ATGCGTGCACGACCGATCGTAGCCGTTACCGCCGATCGCATCCTGCGCGGTGCGCATCCGAACCATGCGGCGGGCGAGAAGTACCTCGCCGCCGTCGTCGACGGCGCCGGCGCGCTGGCGTTCGTGCTGCCCGCGCTCGGCGCGCGGCAGCCGGCCGACGCGATTGTCGCGGCCGTCGACGGGCTGCTGTTGACCGGCAGCTATTCGAACGTCGAGCCGCATCATTACGGCGGCGCCGCGAGCGCGTCCGACACGCTGCACGATCCGGCGCGCGATGCGACCGCGTTGCCGCTGATCCGCGCGGCGATCGACGCGGGCGTGCCCGTGCTCGCGATTTGCCGCGGCATGCAGGAGCTGAACGTCGCGTATGGCGGCACGCTGCATCAGCGGCTGCATGCGACGACCGGCTTCGACGACCATCGCGAACGACCGGACGATCCGCTCGAACGGCAGTACGGTCCCGCGCACGTCGTGCAGTTCGCCCCCGGCGGCCTGCTGCAGCGGATCGCGCGCGGCGCGCACGAGGCGACGGTCAATTCGCTGCACGACCAGGGCATCGCGCGCCTGGGCGCGGGGCTCGCGATCGAGGCGAGCGCGCCCGACGGACTGGTCGAGGCCGTCAGCGTGCGCGGCGCGCGCGCGTTCGCGCTGGGCGTGCAGTGGCATCCCGAGTGGCGCTACGCGGAGCAGTCGCTGTCGCGCGACATCTTCGCGGCATTCGGCGCGGCGTGCCGCGCGCACATGACGCACCGTATTCATGCGGCCGGCGGCGCGACGCCGGCCGCATCCGACATCGACTGA
- the hutI gene encoding imidazolonepropionase yields MKPTVWHHLRLCPHGHPDETIDDAAIAVDETGAIAWLGALSALPHGYAHWRREDLHGAWVTPGLVDCHTHLVYGGTRADEFAQRLAGVSYEEIARQGGGIVSTVRATRAADETTLFVQAAARLQPLLAEGVTAIEIKSGYGLDLASERKMLRVARQLGERFPVTVYTTFLGAHALPPEYAGRADAYIDEVCDRMLPTLADEGLVDAVDVFCERIGFSLAQTERVFDAATRRGLPVKLHAEQLSNAGGTALAARYRALSADHLEFLDEAGVEAMKAAGTVAVLLPGAYYFIRETQLPPIELLRKHGVPIALATDHNPGTSPLESLLLTLNMGCTLFRMTVPEVLQGVTRHAAAALGRADRHGALEVGRQADFAVWSVGSLAELAYWIGRPLCEQVVRGGTTVFRRMNG; encoded by the coding sequence ATGAAACCGACTGTCTGGCATCACCTGAGGCTGTGTCCGCATGGCCATCCCGACGAGACGATCGACGACGCGGCGATCGCCGTCGACGAAACCGGCGCGATCGCGTGGCTCGGCGCGTTGTCCGCGCTGCCGCACGGCTATGCGCATTGGCGGCGCGAAGACCTGCACGGCGCGTGGGTGACGCCGGGCCTCGTCGACTGCCATACGCACCTCGTGTATGGCGGCACGCGTGCGGACGAGTTCGCGCAGCGCCTCGCCGGCGTCAGCTACGAGGAAATCGCCCGGCAGGGCGGCGGGATCGTGTCGACGGTGCGCGCGACGCGCGCGGCCGACGAGACGACGCTGTTCGTGCAGGCCGCCGCGCGCCTGCAGCCGCTGCTCGCCGAAGGCGTGACCGCGATCGAGATCAAGTCGGGCTACGGGCTCGACCTCGCGAGCGAGCGCAAGATGCTGCGCGTCGCGCGCCAGCTCGGCGAGCGCTTCCCCGTCACGGTCTACACGACCTTTCTCGGCGCGCACGCGCTGCCGCCCGAATATGCGGGGCGCGCGGACGCGTACATCGACGAAGTATGCGACCGGATGCTGCCGACGCTGGCCGACGAAGGGCTCGTCGACGCGGTCGACGTGTTCTGCGAGCGCATCGGCTTTTCGCTCGCGCAGACCGAGCGCGTGTTCGACGCCGCGACGCGGCGCGGGTTGCCGGTGAAGCTGCATGCGGAGCAACTGTCGAATGCGGGCGGGACGGCGCTCGCCGCGCGTTACCGCGCGCTGTCCGCCGACCACCTCGAATTTCTCGACGAAGCCGGTGTCGAGGCGATGAAGGCGGCCGGCACGGTCGCCGTGCTGCTGCCTGGCGCGTACTACTTCATCCGCGAAACACAACTGCCGCCGATCGAGCTGCTGCGCAAGCACGGCGTGCCGATCGCACTGGCGACCGACCACAACCCCGGCACGTCGCCGCTCGAATCGCTGCTGCTGACGCTGAACATGGGCTGCACGCTGTTCCGCATGACGGTGCCCGAGGTGCTGCAGGGCGTGACGCGCCACGCGGCCGCGGCGCTGGGCCGCGCGGATCGCCACGGCGCGCTCGAAGTCGGTCGTCAGGCCGATTTCGCCGTCTGGTCGGTCGGCTCGCTGGCCGAGCTCGCGTACTGGATCGGCCGGCCGCTGTGCGAGCAGGTCGTACGCGGCGGCACGACCGTGTTTCGCCGGATGAACGGATAA
- a CDS encoding HutD/Ves family protein, whose translation MAALDQAPVTATMIHAADLVASPWKNGGGVTREIGAFPPGAALDAFAWRVSVADVGAAGPFSRFDGVDRTLVLLSGAGMTLAEAGGTRHVLDAPLARADFAGETAIDATLHDGATRDFNLMTRRSAARGSVDVWPEGMHRIACADTVLLFCATGAVGVEIDGAHHALQEMDTLRLDGPRRAFDVVVSGSGALLAVSLTVGERD comes from the coding sequence ATGGCGGCGCTGGATCAGGCGCCGGTGACCGCAACGATGATCCACGCAGCGGATCTCGTTGCGTCGCCGTGGAAGAACGGCGGCGGCGTGACGCGCGAGATCGGCGCGTTCCCGCCCGGTGCTGCGCTCGACGCGTTCGCATGGCGCGTAAGCGTCGCGGACGTCGGCGCGGCCGGGCCGTTCTCGCGTTTCGACGGCGTCGACCGCACGCTCGTGCTGCTGTCCGGCGCGGGCATGACGCTCGCCGAAGCGGGCGGCACGCGGCACGTGCTCGACGCACCGCTCGCCCGCGCGGATTTCGCGGGCGAGACGGCGATCGACGCGACGCTGCACGACGGCGCGACGCGCGACTTCAACCTGATGACGCGCCGTTCGGCCGCGCGCGGGTCGGTCGACGTGTGGCCCGAGGGCATGCACCGCATCGCGTGCGCCGACACCGTACTGCTGTTCTGCGCGACGGGTGCGGTCGGCGTCGAGATCGACGGCGCGCACCACGCACTGCAGGAAATGGACACGTTGCGGCTCGACGGGCCGCGGCGTGCGTTTGACGTCGTCGTGAGCGGAAGCGGCGCGCTGCTCGCCGTCTCGCTCACCGTCGGCGAACGAGACTGA
- the hutG gene encoding N-formylglutamate deformylase, translated as MTEQPAVFTLKQGTLPLLISIPHAGTYIPDDIAATMTPDARFVDDCDWHLERLYGFAADLGASILVPSHARYVVDLNRPPDNENLYPGQDTTGLVPVDTFDKAPLYPANALPGNDEIMRRRDRYWLPYHDALQREIARLKGEHGRVLVWEAHSIRSHVPRFFDGRLPDFNFGTSSGASAAPGLAEALAARVLAHGGYTAVANGRFKGGYITRHYGVPDTGVEAVQLELSQITYMEETRPYAYDEARAARIVPLLQTLVETALAHR; from the coding sequence ATGACTGAACAACCGGCTGTATTCACGCTGAAGCAGGGCACGCTGCCGCTGCTGATCTCGATTCCGCACGCAGGCACGTACATCCCCGACGACATCGCCGCGACGATGACGCCCGACGCGCGTTTCGTCGACGATTGCGACTGGCATCTCGAGCGGCTGTACGGCTTCGCGGCCGATCTCGGCGCCTCGATCCTCGTGCCGTCGCACGCGCGTTACGTCGTCGACCTGAACCGTCCGCCCGACAACGAGAACCTGTATCCGGGGCAGGACACGACGGGGCTCGTGCCGGTCGATACGTTCGACAAGGCGCCGCTGTATCCGGCGAACGCGCTGCCCGGCAACGACGAGATCATGCGTCGCCGCGATCGCTACTGGCTGCCGTATCACGACGCGCTGCAACGCGAGATCGCGCGCCTGAAGGGCGAACACGGCCGCGTGCTCGTGTGGGAAGCGCATTCGATCCGCTCGCACGTGCCGCGTTTCTTCGACGGCCGCCTGCCGGACTTCAACTTCGGCACGTCGAGCGGCGCGAGCGCGGCGCCCGGTCTCGCGGAGGCGCTGGCCGCGCGCGTGCTCGCGCACGGCGGCTATACGGCCGTCGCGAACGGGCGCTTCAAGGGCGGTTACATCACGCGTCACTATGGCGTGCCCGATACCGGCGTCGAGGCCGTGCAGCTCGAACTGTCGCAGATCACCTACATGGAAGAGACGCGTCCGTACGCGTACGACGAAGCGCGTGCCGCGCGGATCGTGCCGCTGCTGCAGACGCTCGTCGAAACCGCACTCGCACATCGTTGA